The stretch of DNA CTTGAAAGCAAAGTGGGTTTTAAACTATAACGGCTCTACCTATACGATGGCTGAAGGCAATGCTGAACAATATCTGCCTGCAGGTACCTATAAATTCTATGCCTTCAGTGATAAAGTGTCGTTCGCAGATGGTAAGATTGTAAAGTCTCTTACGAATGCAAGTGAAAATGCTTTGTATTTTGAGGGTGATTATATTTTGTGTGTACGGTAGATAAGGTAATCACCATCCGCAAAGATTGTAAATTCATTTGTTAGAGCTTCGTTCAGTGTACCCTGCCAAAGTTCGTTGAAGGGATAAGCGTCCCATTTAAGGCCGTTGCTCGACATCTCTTTACAGGTTGCATTGAAGATGCTAACTTGCTGTCCGGGGAAAGCGTCAAAGCGAGTAGTGCCCGATGCCACAACAAAGTAACCATAGTCCGTTACCATCACTGGGTCGATAGCTAACTGTCGATAGTAGTAGAGCATGAGAGAGATGTTGCCCAAGGTATGATCCTCCCGTTTACCCGTTGCTCCAAGGTAACAGAAGCGAGGACGCGTATGCGTTGATGCATCCATCTTCAGGTGAGAGCGAGCAAAGAGGGTAGCCTTGGTCAGGTCGTTAAACTCTTGCTCCGAAATCGGATGATAGATGTGTGCATAACGCTGTTTCAGTGTGTCAGAGAGTGAGTCGCCATCTCCGACCACAGCCGTTGGTTCAATCTCATATTCAAGGAGGTCCTCTAGTGCACCATCACAGACAATGAGGTTCTTCGCCGTGCGAAGGATGCGAAGTGGAAGGAGGTGAGTGGGGAAGTCGCCAGCAGCAAGGATGACGGAATTAAAGTCTCCCCCAACCCCTCCGAAAGGAGGGGAGTGCCTAACGGAGTGCTCGTTGGGAATGTGTTGGTGTTGTTTGTCCTTATTATTCTCTTTATTATTGATAATCATTTCTCTTGCTATTCTTATTCTGTTCTTTCTCTCTTTCGAGATACTTTATATTCTTTTATTTTATTGCAGTAACCTTATTTTATTCTTTCTCTCTTTCGAGATACTTTATATCTTATTATTCCTTTCGATAACTTCTCCTTCAGCCTATGAATCTATTTTGAAGAACTCAGAAGGAACCTTATTCCGTTAGGCACTCCCCTCCTTTCGGAGGGGTTGGGGGAGGCTTCTCCTCCACTTATAGTACCCTGCCACAGCGATAACGGCATAGAAGGCATATAGTCCGGCGGTGAAAGGGATTTCTTTATACACATACAGTCCAGCCAGTTCGATATCGACGACGAACCATATCCACCATTGTTCGATGTATTTCTTTGCCAACGCCCACATACCGATGAAGCTAAGCGCATTGCCGAAGCTGTCTAATACGGGTACGGTGGAGTTGGTGGCGTGGATGAGGATGAGGTAGAGCACACCCCAGATGCCGAAGAAGACGAGGAGTGCGGGGAGTATCAGCCGACGCGGGAAGTGCGTGATGGGTACCTCCTTTTGTTCTTTCTTCCGTCCAAATTTCCAATACAAGAATCCATAGATGGCAGCTAATGTATAGTATATCTGCATTCCGAAGTCGGCGTATAGTCCTGCTTCGTAATAGACCACCATATAGATGAGGGGCATGATAATCCCCGTCAACCAAAGCCATATACTCGCTTTGTATTCTTGATAGATGTAAATTAGGCCAACGATGCAGCCCAGCATGTCTAGTGTCATAATAACAACAGCCTCACCCCCAGCCCCTCTCCTATTGGAGAGGGGAGTAGATAGCGAGTTTCCCTACTTATTGATACTATACTTTATGAAGTATTTCATTCACTTTATTTGTTCTATTGTCTCATATAAGTTTTTGCAAATATCATATTCTCCCCCTCCTCTCCGAATAGAGAGGGAAGTAGATAGTGAGTTTCCTCTATTTATTGAAACTATAGTTTATGAAGTATTTCATTCACTTTATTTGTTCTATTGTCTCATATAAGTTTTTGCAAATATCATATTCTCCCCCTCCTCTCCGAATAGAGAGGGGAGTAGATAGCGAGTTTCCTCTATTTATTGATACTATAGTTTATGAAGTATTTCATTCACTTTATTTGTTCTATTGTCTCATATAAGTTTAGCAAAGATCACATTTCACTCCCCTCTCCAATAGGAGAGGGGCTGGGGGTGAGGCTAAAACTTCAACGTCACACTCCCCATCACATTAAACCCTGCCATTGGGATGAAGCCAATCTGTGTGTAACGGTTCTCGTTAGGATGACCATCGTTGTCGAGGATAGAGCTATACACCCATCCGCTGGCTGCATAGTGGCGATTGAAGATGTTATTGAGGTTCACACCGAAGACAGCTTCCTTCAAACCAGCAATGTGCTTGGTAGGACGAAGGGTATAGCTGAGGTTGACATTCGTCTGTGAATAGCATGGCAGTGAGCGTGTCATGTTCTCGGTATTGTCGAGATACTGACGACTGACAAAGTTTGTATGCCATACTGCCTCAAAGCCTTTGTAATGAAGATTGAGCATACCATTGAGTATGGCTGATGGTGAGAAAGCCAAAGTAGAGTGGTTGTAATGAATCTTACGGAACGAAGACTCCCAATCTACACTTGCCATCTCGTCAAAGTCCTTGATGATATTACGGCTCAAAGCTGCGTTACCCTCAACGGTCAACCATGACAATGGGCTCCAGCCTGCCTCCAACTCAGCACCCATACGATAGCTGCTCTTGATGTTTGTAGTCAGATTCTCACCGATATCACTCTGCGCACCAGTCTGTACAAACTGGTTGTTATAGTCCATGTAATAGAGGTTAACGCCTGCTCTCCAGTTGCGACCATTGTATTGATAGCCCATTTCGATATCCATCATACGTTCTGGCGAAGGTGCAGGATAACTACCGTTGTTGGTGAAGTTATTACGTTCTGGCTCACGACTGGCGTGCGCAATAGATGCGTATGCCTTGTGACCACCACGATAATAGCTGATACCCGCCTTCGGATTGACGAAGTCATAACGCTCGCTGATGTCTAAGCGTTGGTTCTGATAGCCATTCCCAACCTTATAGAAACGGTCGTTCTGACCATCGGTCATATACTCCACGTGACGTATCTGTAGGTCCATAAATACGTTCCAATAGTCCGCAAAGTTGTATTTTGCCTTGAAGAATCCGCTGTAGTCATACTTATGTGCCTTAGAGTCGTAAAACTTATAGTCATTACCACCAGCACGGAACTTTGCATCTGCCTCTTCATTTTTAATATAGGTGAGATAGCCGAAGTGGCTGCCACGGAACTGCTGTAGGTTCAGTCCGCCTGTCACATCCCAACTCTCGTCCTTGTAATTACTGGTATAGACAATGCCGTAGGTGTGCTGTGACAAACCCTTCAGGCGTACGAAGTCCGACTTCTTCACGAGGTTACCATTGCTGTCATTGAATGCCAAACCGAACTTCGCAAACTTTGTGTTATGCTTAAATTCGCTGTAATAGCCGTAACCGTAGGTGTAATGCAGGGTTACATTATGACTCCAGTGGCTGGATGGTTGGAAAGCAAACGATAAGAGGTTATGATTCTGATAGAAATTATCTGTCGTTTTGTTCCAGAAAGAGCCGTCGCGCATCATGTAACGTGCCGTCTCGTAGTTGCCAT from Prevotella scopos JCM 17725 encodes:
- the pnuC gene encoding nicotinamide riboside transporter PnuC, whose protein sequence is MTLDMLGCIVGLIYIYQEYKASIWLWLTGIIMPLIYMVVYYEAGLYADFGMQIYYTLAAIYGFLYWKFGRKKEQKEVPITHFPRRLILPALLVFFGIWGVLYLILIHATNSTVPVLDSFGNALSFIGMWALAKKYIEQWWIWFVVDIELAGLYVYKEIPFTAGLYAFYAVIAVAGYYKWRRSLPQPLRKEGSA
- a CDS encoding thiamine diphosphokinase; the encoded protein is MIINNKENNKDKQHQHIPNEHSVRHSPPFGGVGGDFNSVILAAGDFPTHLLPLRILRTAKNLIVCDGALEDLLEYEIEPTAVVGDGDSLSDTLKQRYAHIYHPISEQEFNDLTKATLFARSHLKMDASTHTRPRFCYLGATGKREDHTLGNISLMLYYYRQLAIDPVMVTDYGYFVVASGTTRFDAFPGQQVSIFNATCKEMSSNGLKWDAYPFNELWQGTLNEALTNEFTIFADGDYLIYRTHKI
- a CDS encoding TonB-dependent receptor — protein: MKRIILFTAALTCVAAIKAQTVTDTLKQQQLDEVVVAGVRVPKSAPYAVSNIKKKELEAFSKSGREMPFLLTQTPGVLAWGENGLGTGTAAMRIRGAAGSRINITLDGVSLNSPEDQTVFWANMNSYASLMNSVQIQRGIGTSTNGDGAFGGSVSLATSAPSRQPSVEVSGSYGSYNTYNAGVKFSTGLLFNHLVFDGAYHETATDGYVNGTSGRSGSYYGGLTWLGDNFRISYKNIGNFEKTGQAWNGVVTGSNDLSLMDGTYGSKTGITTYKDMYERGLGKFNQLYEYLQTDANGAFVKDGNGNYETARYMMRDGSFWNKTTDNFYQNHNLLSFAFQPSSHWSHNVTLHYTYGYGYYSEFKHNTKFAKFGLAFNDSNGNLVKKSDFVRLKGLSQHTYGIVYTSNYKDESWDVTGGLNLQQFRGSHFGYLTYIKNEEADAKFRAGGNDYKFYDSKAHKYDYSGFFKAKYNFADYWNVFMDLQIRHVEYMTDGQNDRFYKVGNGYQNQRLDISERYDFVNPKAGISYYRGGHKAYASIAHASREPERNNFTNNGSYPAPSPERMMDIEMGYQYNGRNWRAGVNLYYMDYNNQFVQTGAQSDIGENLTTNIKSSYRMGAELEAGWSPLSWLTVEGNAALSRNIIKDFDEMASVDWESSFRKIHYNHSTLAFSPSAILNGMLNLHYKGFEAVWHTNFVSRQYLDNTENMTRSLPCYSQTNVNLSYTLRPTKHIAGLKEAVFGVNLNNIFNRHYAASGWVYSSILDNDGHPNENRYTQIGFIPMAGFNVMGSVTLKF